A genomic window from Helicobacter suis HS1 includes:
- a CDS encoding LysE family transporter produces MSFLPILLIDFFALLLPGPDFLIVSSYALKTNFKSAFLVVCGVSLGCFFFGLFSH; encoded by the coding sequence GTGAGCTTTTTGCCCATTCTGCTGATTGATTTTTTTGCTCTACTGCTCCCAGGACCTGACTTTTTAATTGTTAGTTCTTATGCCTTAAAAACAAACTTTAAAAGCGCATTTTTGGTTGTTTGTGGCGTTTCTTTAGGCTGTTTTTTTTTTGGATTATTCTCTCATTAA
- a CDS encoding SEL1-like repeat protein gives MGDTEATTQLAIMYKDGLGVQKDPQKSKEYYEEAGTE, from the coding sequence ATGGGGGATACTGAGGCTACTACCCAACTAGCAATCATGTATAAAGATGGGCTTGGTGTGCAAAAAGACCCGCAAAAGTCTAAGGAGTATTATGAAGAAGCGGGTACAGAATAG
- a CDS encoding tetratricopeptide repeat protein codes for MQYYKKAGDLGNAEGYYNVAEYLGDYRGDQYECRIKQDVQKAMQYLYKAAGMGLAKAYEYLGTMYRFESPLKKQDYKKAFEYYKKAADMGDTEATTQLAIMYKDGLGVQKDPQKSKEYYEEAGTE; via the coding sequence ATGCAATATTATAAAAAGGCTGGAGACTTAGGGAATGCAGAAGGGTATTATAATGTGGCCGAGTATTTAGGAGATTATAGGGGAGATCAATATGAGTGCCGTATCAAACAGGATGTGCAAAAAGCCATGCAGTATCTTTACAAGGCTGCAGGTATGGGTTTGGCTAAAGCTTATGAGTACTTAGGGACTATGTATCGATTTGAGTCTCCTTTAAAAAAGCAAGATTACAAAAAAGCTTTTGAGTACTATAAAAAGGCTGCAGATATGGGGGATACTGAGGCTACTACCCAACTAGCAATCATGTATAAAGATGGGCTTGGTGTGCAAAAAGACCCGCAAAAGTCTAAGGAGTATTATGAAGAAGCGGGTACAGAATAG
- a CDS encoding HNH endonuclease family protein gives MQKHLEDEKLNKDIKSALGFSKNFFKNLVRVGLLKAMDENFKENDFLHRLQNLTLLDKRSNSAIGNLIFSEKQQKIKELDDQKRLIPICTREVFRKVFSENENKNSPIF, from the coding sequence GTGCAAAAACACCTTGAAGATGAAAAACTCAACAAAGACATCAAAAGTGCTTTAGGGTTTTCAAAAAATTTCTTCAAAAACCTAGTAAGGGTTGGGCTACTAAAAGCAATGGATGAGAATTTTAAAGAGAATGATTTTTTGCACCGCTTACAAAACCTCACCCTGCTAGACAAAAGATCTAATAGCGCTATAGGTAATCTCATCTTTAGTGAGAAACAACAGAAAATCAAAGAACTTGATGATCAAAAACGGCTTATCCCTATTTGTACACGGGAAGTATTTAGAAAAGTCTTTAGTGAGAATGAGAATAAAAATAGCCCTATTTTTTAA
- a CDS encoding putative barnase/colicin E5 family endoribonuclease, translating to MKRILINICINLIASRAEFSNATKALIREVEQNLPKSVESGGSASSGGTQVSKEGRALESEADVKARGLESETPETGAGQKLEGRGLQNEQEARALPNEGIGEIPHNPAFGKNFEEFYHDPKGAIAKLIEAKEGQVAGAFYREDLGDIDLVWGEIRDQSGKLKGHGLAKIIEKHLDDFKGFEGNSALEKLGRGLEEIVENGKVVTDQAGIKTIILKKDNQEFRVGLTQGWKHEGDNYWIVTAYKRYPKESPAQKFDQVAAKSGLGSDLAQKDKPNPTTPPLKSQETKLLTYKPVSEIYKEAKAKGLSYAEFKALQSQNKRLYLENLSTPKSTAAVIKEARALGLKADEAIKAIKQNQKANLAGLKENERPLEIGESIPMQKLNGYASSISLDDTHIYPLDFVVVKTTDVKPNMQAKSGVQTRTQTDLNKVAEIANNFKPEYVINRGGFDDLPIIINDGQVIVGNHRALGMQEFSPESRKAYEQAISNTYGIELKHDELLVRTPKSNLTDKELINLASASNKERTTTFGDRLIAAIGKYDEYITPQNLKVLSLESSDVEELALRVAKMLDKQAKAPDIEATNLALLAHSARNNRTSLSEALDFAQKHLDQLEFTRLKDMFVKNAGSVL from the coding sequence TTGAAGCGAATACTTATAAACATCTGCATAAATCTAATCGCAAGTAGAGCTGAGTTTAGTAACGCTACTAAAGCCCTAATTAGAGAGGTTGAACAGAATTTACCTAAGAGTGTGGAGAGTGGGGGCAGTGCTAGCAGTGGGGGAACTCAAGTAAGTAAAGAGGGGAGAGCTTTAGAGAGTGAGGCGGATGTAAAGGCTAGGGGTTTAGAGAGTGAAACACCAGAAACAGGAGCGGGGCAAAAGCTAGAGGGGAGGGGGTTACAAAATGAGCAAGAGGCAAGAGCTCTACCAAATGAGGGGATAGGTGAAATCCCCCACAATCCAGCCTTTGGTAAAAACTTTGAGGAATTCTACCATGATCCAAAAGGTGCAATCGCTAAACTCATAGAGGCTAAAGAGGGACAAGTAGCCGGGGCATTTTATAGAGAGGATTTAGGCGATATAGATTTGGTGTGGGGGGAAATTAGAGATCAAAGTGGCAAACTTAAAGGACATGGGCTAGCTAAGATTATAGAAAAACACCTTGATGACTTTAAAGGGTTTGAGGGAAATAGTGCACTTGAGAAGTTGGGTAGGGGGTTGGAGGAAATAGTAGAAAATGGAAAGGTAGTTACAGATCAAGCGGGAATAAAAACCATCATCTTAAAAAAAGACAACCAAGAATTTAGAGTAGGCTTAACACAAGGGTGGAAACACGAAGGAGATAATTACTGGATTGTAACCGCTTATAAGAGATACCCTAAAGAATCCCCCGCGCAGAAGTTCGACCAAGTCGCGGCTAAGTCTGGGCTTGGCTCCGATCTAGCCCAAAAGGATAAGCCAAACCCTACCACTCCCCCCCTTAAAAGTCAAGAGACTAAACTACTCACTTACAAACCTGTATCAGAGATTTATAAGGAGGCTAAGGCTAAAGGTTTAAGCTATGCGGAGTTTAAGGCACTTCAGAGTCAAAATAAAAGGCTTTATTTAGAAAATCTAAGCACGCCTAAGAGTACCGCCGCAGTGATCAAAGAGGCTAGAGCTCTAGGATTAAAGGCAGATGAGGCGATTAAGGCCATTAAGCAAAATCAAAAGGCTAATTTAGCCGGCCTTAAAGAAAATGAAAGACCGCTTGAGATAGGGGAAAGTATTCCCATGCAAAAGTTAAATGGCTATGCCAGTAGTATTAGCCTAGATGATACCCATATTTACCCACTTGATTTTGTGGTGGTTAAGACTACAGATGTTAAGCCTAATATGCAGGCTAAAAGCGGTGTGCAGACTCGCACACAAACAGATTTAAACAAAGTAGCAGAAATTGCAAATAACTTTAAACCCGAATATGTGATCAATCGTGGAGGCTTTGATGATCTACCCATTATTATTAATGACGGGCAAGTGATCGTAGGTAACCATAGAGCTTTAGGCATGCAAGAGTTTAGCCCAGAGAGTAGAAAAGCTTATGAACAAGCTATATCAAATACTTATGGCATTGAGTTAAAACATGATGAACTACTTGTTAGAACTCCTAAAAGTAATCTAACTGATAAAGAATTGATCAATCTTGCCAGTGCTAGCAATAAGGAGCGCACAACTACTTTTGGGGATAGACTAATAGCCGCTATTGGAAAGTATGATGAATACATCACCCCGCAAAATCTTAAAGTTTTAAGTTTAGAAAGTAGCGATGTGGAGGAATTAGCCCTAAGAGTGGCTAAAATGCTAGATAAACAAGCTAAAGCCCCAGATATTGAGGCCACTAATTTAGCCTTGCTTGCTCATAGTGCACGCAATAACCGCACAAGCTTATCTGAAGCCCTAGACTTTGCCCAAAAACATTTAGATCAACTAGAATTTACCCGTTTAAAAGATATGTTTGTGAAAAACGCAGGGAGTGTTTTATAA
- a CDS encoding DNA-methyltransferase has protein sequence MAVFFLHNIPKWLTFYASFLNTRAIFRHWISWDAMSAPMGKTLQPAHYGILFYSKGELKGRFKEIRYPHKKDRKGTLLKDYGGKKQMLHPFGPLCSDVWSDIHRIRHAKKRDKHPCQLPPHLLERLILMSMEEGEVILDPFLGTGTTAIAAKRLQRNFIGFEKDWHYCQIAREKVDTEKFISKLGNVYVSFYLHEVITLREYDWPNLKDFFEIPQIIKDIDTQKIRLRG, from the coding sequence ATGGCTGTCTTTTTTTTGCACAATATTCCCAAATGGCTAACTTTTTACGCCTCTTTTCTTAATACACGGGCTATTTTTAGACATTGGATTAGCTGGGATGCGATGAGTGCGCCTATGGGCAAGACTTTACAACCCGCTCATTATGGTATTTTGTTTTATTCTAAAGGAGAGCTAAAGGGGCGTTTTAAGGAAATCCGCTACCCACATAAAAAAGATAGGAAAGGCACACTCTTGAAAGACTATGGAGGCAAAAAGCAAATGCTACACCCCTTTGGACCGCTTTGTTCAGATGTGTGGAGCGATATTCATAGAATCCGCCATGCTAAAAAAAGAGATAAACACCCCTGCCAATTACCCCCGCATTTGCTAGAACGCCTTATCTTGATGAGTATGGAAGAGGGTGAGGTGATCTTAGATCCTTTTTTGGGTACAGGCACTACAGCCATTGCTGCTAAGAGATTACAAAGAAACTTTATAGGCTTTGAAAAGGATTGGCACTATTGCCAAATAGCCCGCGAAAAAGTGGATACAGAAAAATTTATCTCTAAGTTAGGGAATGTTTATGTGAGTTTTTATCTCCATGAGGTGATCACGCTAAGAGAATATGATTGGCCAAATCTAAAAGATTTTTTTGAGATACCCCAGATAATTAAAGATATTGATACACAAAAAATTAGGCTCAGAGGTTAA
- the hemL gene encoding glutamate-1-semialdehyde 2,1-aminomutase → MAKKELEHPLLHSINDFNEAKQVIVGGVNSPVRTFKSVGGTPPFIFKGKGYTLFDVDGNTYVDFVQSWGPLLFGHADSDIEAQVIATLQRGLSFGAPTELETTLAKKIVLSYEGVEKVRLVSSGTEATMSAIRLARAFSGKDDILKFEGCYHGHSDSLLVSAGSGCATFGHPSSLGVPEDFSKHTLVARYNDIASLKACFEKGDIGCVIIEPIAGNMGLVPAKLEFLEELQHLCQIKGAVLIFDEVMSGFRASLSGSQSYHHLVPDLVTFGKVIGGGLPLACFGGRAEIMDMLAPIGGVYQAGTLSGNPVAVAAGIMALEKIQHDLKLYSRLEALATQFTQGLKTAAASCDLALQTCVRGSMFGFFFTDKEVQNFEDAQQSNTALYATFHQKMLQKGVYLPASAFETSFICTPMDSSILEACLSRAQESFYEIAHKV, encoded by the coding sequence ATGGCAAAAAAAGAGTTGGAACACCCGCTCTTGCACAGTATCAACGATTTTAATGAGGCTAAGCAGGTGATTGTGGGGGGGGTTAATTCACCTGTGCGGACTTTTAAAAGTGTAGGGGGGACTCCTCCCTTTATTTTTAAAGGCAAAGGCTATACTCTCTTTGATGTAGATGGAAACACTTATGTAGATTTTGTACAAAGTTGGGGACCTTTACTCTTTGGACATGCTGATTCTGATATTGAAGCGCAGGTGATCGCCACTTTACAAAGAGGTTTAAGTTTTGGCGCGCCCACTGAATTAGAAACCACTTTAGCTAAAAAAATCGTGTTGAGTTATGAGGGTGTAGAAAAGGTGCGCTTAGTCAGTAGTGGTACGGAGGCTACTATGAGTGCTATCCGCCTAGCTAGGGCCTTTAGTGGTAAAGATGATATTCTTAAATTTGAGGGGTGTTATCACGGCCATAGCGATAGTTTATTAGTGAGCGCTGGCAGTGGCTGTGCTACTTTTGGCCATCCATCTTCTTTGGGAGTACCAGAGGATTTTAGTAAACACACTTTGGTAGCCCGTTATAATGATATAGCCTCTCTTAAAGCTTGTTTTGAAAAAGGAGATATTGGCTGTGTCATCATTGAACCTATTGCGGGTAATATGGGGTTAGTGCCAGCTAAATTAGAGTTTTTAGAAGAGTTACAACATCTTTGTCAAATTAAGGGAGCGGTGCTAATTTTTGATGAGGTGATGAGTGGCTTTAGGGCATCTCTTAGCGGATCACAAAGTTATCATCACCTCGTGCCTGATTTAGTAACCTTTGGTAAGGTTATTGGGGGGGGCTTGCCTCTAGCTTGCTTTGGAGGGCGCGCAGAAATCATGGATATGCTTGCTCCAATTGGGGGGGTTTATCAGGCGGGTACACTTAGTGGTAATCCAGTAGCCGTAGCAGCTGGTATTATGGCTTTAGAAAAAATCCAGCATGATCTTAAACTCTATTCTCGCTTAGAAGCACTAGCCACACAGTTTACTCAAGGGCTTAAAACAGCTGCGGCCTCTTGTGATTTGGCATTGCAGACATGCGTCAGAGGAAGCATGTTTGGGTTTTTCTTTACAGATAAAGAGGTGCAAAACTTTGAAGACGCCCAGCAATCAAATACCGCCCTATACGCCACTTTCCATCAAAAGATGTTACAAAAAGGGGTGTATTTACCCGCTTCAGCCTTTGAAACTAGCTTTATTTGTACACCTATGGATTCCTCTATTTTAGAAGCATGTCTAAGCAGAGCTCAGGAGAGTTTTTATGAAATCGCCCATAAAGTCTGA
- a CDS encoding YceI family protein, with protein sequence MKKMALGVLLACGLVHATSIDTTKVSMGFTAFKTAKKVGVNGSFDHVAYRFGKDTSSIAHMLDKASATIDVSHVNLNDPVKTKNVKEAFFDLFKDKTLKVIFRNVVAGDGQGSILASVRMNGKSVKVPMSYHIANKELVATGVLDILEFGLQNEFAKLAAQCHAQHEKLTWSQVEITFKAALKE encoded by the coding sequence GTGAAAAAAATGGCATTAGGCGTCTTATTAGCATGTGGGCTAGTCCATGCAACTAGCATTGATACCACTAAGGTTAGCATGGGATTTACAGCTTTTAAGACTGCCAAAAAGGTAGGGGTCAATGGGAGTTTTGATCATGTAGCCTATCGCTTTGGTAAGGACACTTCTAGCATCGCACACATGCTAGATAAGGCAAGCGCTACTATTGATGTTTCTCATGTCAATTTAAACGATCCAGTTAAAACCAAAAATGTTAAAGAGGCGTTTTTTGATTTGTTCAAAGATAAAACTCTCAAAGTCATTTTTAGAAATGTGGTAGCAGGCGATGGACAGGGCAGTATTTTAGCCAGTGTGCGCATGAATGGTAAAAGTGTAAAAGTACCCATGAGTTATCACATCGCCAATAAAGAACTTGTAGCTACTGGTGTATTAGATATTTTAGAATTTGGCTTACAAAATGAGTTTGCTAAACTAGCCGCGCAGTGCCATGCCCAGCATGAAAAACTCACATGGTCTCAAGTAGAGATCACTTTCAAAGCCGCTCTTAAAGAATAA
- the tlyA gene encoding 23S rRNA (cytidine-2'-O)-methyltransferase TlyA produces MRLDQYLVEKGLAKSRTWAKQLILEGKICTNGYILSKPSLEIKGVLLESLEQNLTLIPKRFISRAGQKLWHYLEKYPIDCYHKIVLDVGSSTGGFAQVLLEKGAMRVICVDVGKDQLDPSLKTHPQIELHERCDIRYFKTSTMHDLLTCDVSFISLHLLLKTLLPLSRRYLLLFKPQFEVGRFVKRNKRGVVMDFNATRQCLENFIKEAQGYGLKVMRIEESGLKGKEGNVEFFIDLQR; encoded by the coding sequence ATGCGTTTAGATCAATATTTGGTTGAAAAAGGGCTAGCTAAGAGCCGGACATGGGCTAAGCAACTGATTTTAGAGGGGAAGATTTGCACTAATGGCTATATTCTTAGTAAGCCTAGTTTAGAGATTAAGGGAGTACTATTAGAAAGTTTAGAGCAAAATCTAACCCTTATACCTAAACGTTTTATTAGCCGTGCAGGCCAAAAGCTTTGGCATTATTTAGAAAAATACCCTATTGATTGTTATCATAAAATTGTTTTAGATGTGGGTTCTAGCACGGGTGGGTTTGCACAAGTACTTTTAGAAAAAGGAGCGATGCGGGTTATATGTGTAGATGTGGGCAAAGATCAGTTAGACCCAAGCCTTAAAACCCACCCACAGATTGAATTACATGAAAGGTGTGATATCCGCTATTTTAAAACTAGTACAATGCATGATTTATTAACCTGTGATGTGAGTTTTATTTCTTTGCATTTGCTTTTAAAAACTCTCTTACCCTTAAGCCGGCGCTATCTCTTGCTTTTTAAACCCCAATTTGAAGTGGGTCGTTTTGTTAAGCGCAATAAAAGAGGGGTGGTTATGGATTTTAACGCTACAAGGCAGTGTTTAGAAAATTTTATAAAAGAAGCGCAAGGCTATGGTTTAAAAGTAATGCGGATAGAAGAATCAGGCCTTAAGGGTAAAGAGGGCAATGTGGAGTTTTTTATTGATCTGCAAAGGTAG
- a CDS encoding valine--tRNA ligase, whose translation MDLPPFDLALEKHYYSICQDRGYFEVDKDTNKPPFALMMPPPNITGRLHIGHALTFSLQDILARFKRMDGYRVLYQPGLDHAGIATQNVVEKQLLEQGIKKEEIGREAFIQKVLEWKEACGGQIVEQMQQLGISCAWSRLRFTMDIGLERAVKQAFKTWFDQGLIVQGTYMINWCCKDGALADIEVEYAEEQGKLYHLRYFLEQGGLVIVATTRPETLFGDVALMVHPEDARYKHLIGQKAILPLNGRVIPIIADSYVDPSFGSGCVKVTPAHDFNDYEVGKRHQLDSLVIFDEKGILNSHAGTFTNHDRLEARDLIVQALQEGGFIEKIEDHTHQVGKCYRCNSSIEPYISKQWFVKKEVAQDSIRKIKQGLAHFFPSHWRNNYNAWMEQLRDWCISRQLWWGHRIPIFTCANHHQFVSLDTPKTCPKCANTHLEQDPDVLDTWFSSGLWPFSTLGWAQENLGLEGVLFDPHDLKDFYPNSVLITGFDILFFWVARMLLAGESFLGELPFKHIYLHALVRDEKGEKMSKSKGNVIDPLEIINTEGSDSLRFALAMLCVQGRDLRLNKEVITQARHFTHKLYHASLFLSKSLIEAGGNLQVNLIECKSTLGRYAKSRLNATTKEVRLALELYRFNDAATILYRFFWGEFCDWVVEFSKASKNTQEAPQVFSELISIFKEALLLLHPFMPFISEYFYHHLSGTSLEKDPSIMICPYPKGGDLDHALEMRFDAIKEAITAIRRLKILLNAPIQKVYLESKVNLQIEER comes from the coding sequence ATGGATTTGCCTCCCTTTGATCTAGCCTTAGAAAAGCATTATTACAGTATTTGCCAAGACAGAGGCTATTTTGAAGTAGATAAAGATACAAATAAGCCTCCCTTTGCCCTCATGATGCCCCCGCCTAATATCACCGGTCGCTTGCACATAGGGCATGCCCTCACTTTTAGCTTGCAAGATATTTTAGCACGCTTTAAACGCATGGACGGTTATCGCGTACTCTACCAACCCGGTTTAGATCATGCCGGTATTGCTACGCAAAATGTTGTAGAAAAGCAGCTATTAGAACAGGGAATTAAAAAAGAGGAGATTGGCCGTGAGGCTTTTATCCAAAAGGTTTTAGAATGGAAAGAGGCTTGCGGGGGGCAGATTGTAGAGCAAATGCAACAACTAGGTATTTCTTGTGCTTGGAGTCGGTTGCGCTTTACGATGGATATAGGGTTAGAAAGGGCGGTTAAACAAGCGTTTAAAACATGGTTTGATCAAGGCTTGATTGTGCAAGGGACTTACATGATCAACTGGTGTTGTAAAGACGGGGCTTTAGCAGATATTGAGGTGGAATATGCAGAAGAGCAGGGTAAGCTTTATCATTTACGCTACTTTTTAGAGCAAGGCGGATTAGTCATAGTAGCCACTACACGCCCTGAAACTTTATTTGGCGATGTAGCACTCATGGTACACCCCGAAGATGCGCGCTATAAACACCTCATCGGCCAAAAGGCTATTTTGCCTCTAAATGGGCGGGTTATCCCTATTATTGCTGATTCTTATGTAGATCCTAGTTTTGGAAGTGGCTGTGTTAAAGTAACACCGGCGCATGATTTTAATGATTATGAGGTAGGCAAGCGCCACCAACTAGACTCCTTAGTGATCTTTGATGAAAAAGGGATTTTAAATAGCCATGCAGGTACATTTACTAATCACGATCGCCTAGAAGCTAGAGATTTAATTGTGCAGGCCTTGCAAGAAGGGGGCTTTATAGAAAAAATTGAGGATCACACCCACCAAGTGGGCAAGTGTTATCGCTGTAATAGTTCTATTGAACCTTATATTTCTAAGCAGTGGTTTGTTAAAAAAGAGGTGGCACAAGATTCAATTAGAAAAATCAAACAAGGTTTAGCGCACTTCTTCCCCTCCCATTGGCGCAATAATTACAACGCATGGATGGAGCAATTACGCGATTGGTGCATTAGCCGCCAACTTTGGTGGGGACATCGCATTCCTATCTTTACCTGTGCTAATCACCACCAATTTGTCAGTCTGGATACGCCCAAAACTTGCCCTAAATGTGCTAATACCCATTTAGAACAAGACCCTGATGTACTAGATACTTGGTTTAGCTCAGGGCTTTGGCCCTTTAGTACTCTAGGCTGGGCTCAAGAAAATCTGGGTTTAGAGGGGGTTTTATTTGATCCCCATGATTTAAAAGATTTTTACCCCAATAGCGTTTTAATCACCGGTTTTGATATTTTATTTTTTTGGGTGGCGCGCATGCTTTTGGCTGGAGAAAGTTTCTTAGGTGAGTTGCCCTTTAAGCATATCTACTTACACGCCCTAGTGCGCGATGAAAAGGGCGAGAAGATGAGCAAATCTAAGGGCAATGTTATTGATCCTTTAGAGATCATTAACACAGAGGGGAGTGATAGTTTGCGCTTTGCTTTGGCTATGCTTTGCGTACAAGGGCGGGATTTGCGCCTAAATAAGGAAGTGATCACCCAAGCACGCCACTTTACCCATAAACTCTACCACGCTAGTTTGTTTTTATCTAAAAGTTTGATAGAGGCGGGAGGGAATTTACAAGTTAATTTAATAGAGTGTAAAAGCACACTAGGGCGGTATGCCAAATCGCGTTTAAATGCTACCACTAAAGAAGTGCGCCTTGCGCTTGAATTGTACCGTTTTAATGATGCGGCTACAATTTTGTATCGTTTTTTCTGGGGGGAATTTTGCGATTGGGTGGTAGAATTTTCTAAGGCTAGCAAAAACACCCAAGAAGCCCCCCAAGTTTTTAGCGAACTCATTTCTATTTTTAAAGAAGCTTTATTGCTACTTCACCCTTTTATGCCCTTTATTAGCGAATATTTCTACCATCATTTAAGCGGGACTTCTTTAGAAAAAGACCCTTCAATCATGATATGCCCCTATCCTAAAGGGGGGGACTTAGATCATGCCTTAGAAATGCGTTTTGATGCGATTAAAGAGGCTATTACAGCCATTAGGCGGCTAAAAATTCTTTTAAACGCCCCCATTCAAAAGGTTTATCTGGAAAGTAAAGTGAATTTACAAATAGAGGAGCGCTAG
- a CDS encoding P-loop NTPase family protein → MRGVAKSLSDTGELGRVQKSLEGVNLTFYVADALSGQDGVRSAGTFHTEDNPNFLAISKFDSDSKGGVALGIAHQLQIPLRFIGHGEKIPDFV, encoded by the coding sequence GTGCGGGGCGTTGCTAAAAGTTTGAGCGATACAGGCGAATTAGGGCGCGTACAAAAGAGTTTGGAGGGCGTTAATCTGACCTTTTATGTAGCCGATGCGCTCAGTGGGCAAGATGGGGTGCGCTCGGCTGGAACTTTCCATACAGAAGATAACCCTAATTTTTTGGCTATAAGTAAGTTTGATAGCGATAGCAAGGGCGGGGTTGCGTTAGGCATTGCCCACCAGTTACAAATCCCCTTGCGCTTTATCGGGCATGGGGAGAAGATCCCAGATTTTGTTTGA
- the rpmE gene encoding 50S ribosomal protein L31, whose protein sequence is MTKLNQQYYKGEISVVSYIPCKVTCVTSGKEIEVLSTKSELRIDISSFCHPFYTGSDKIADTTGRVEKFRQKYKMQ, encoded by the coding sequence ATGACTAAATTAAACCAGCAATACTATAAAGGAGAGATCTCTGTTGTTTCATACATTCCATGCAAGGTTACTTGTGTAACTAGTGGTAAAGAAATTGAAGTACTGAGCACTAAAAGCGAATTAAGAATTGATATTTCTAGCTTTTGCCACCCTTTTTATACAGGTAGCGATAAAATCGCCGACACCACCGGACGCGTGGAAAAATTCAGACAAAAATACAAAATGCAATAA